Proteins from one Candidatus Neomarinimicrobiota bacterium genomic window:
- the mce gene encoding methylmalonyl-CoA epimerase: MIKKIDHIAIASNDIEGAKRMFNELLGIDIEPRETVEEQGITTDIYDPGETKLEVMEPTDPDSPVGKFLEKKGEGIHHICFEVTDIEEMLQSLKDAGIELINEEPTLGAGGNKIAFLHPKSTHGVLIELSEPADRS; encoded by the coding sequence ATGATTAAAAAAATCGATCATATCGCTATTGCCTCCAATGATATTGAAGGTGCCAAACGCATGTTCAATGAGCTGCTGGGTATCGATATCGAACCCCGGGAGACGGTGGAGGAGCAGGGAATTACCACCGATATCTACGATCCCGGTGAGACGAAGCTGGAGGTGATGGAGCCAACGGATCCGGACTCTCCCGTGGGGAAATTCCTTGAGAAGAAGGGTGAGGGAATTCACCACATCTGCTTTGAGGTAACTGATATCGAAGAGATGCTACAATCCCTGAAAGACGCCGGAATCGAACTCATCAACGAGGAACCAACTCTCGGCGCCGGAGGGAACAAGATCGCGTTTCTGCATCCGAAAAGCACGCACGGGGTGTTGATTGAACTCAGTGAACCAGCCGACCGCTCATGA
- a CDS encoding BNR repeat-containing protein: MKAQHLILAVGFALFLGTVGCNQSKQIDATPRISAVGDGWAKNSVNAVIFRKNSLVTHHRTQFIAYYDSAENVILGKRKVGTDEWTLRKTRYLGNAEDAHNSISMMVDGDGYLHMAWDHHNTPLRYCRSESPGSLEMSDELAMTGKAESRVSYPEFYRLPDGDLLFFYRDGESGRGNLVINKYDVETQEWTQIQDNLISGESERNAYWQVCVGAQGAIHISWVWRESPDVASNHDLCYAKSTDGGVTWMRSTGKEYALPITASTAEYALKIPQQSELINQTSMTTDAAGNPYIASYWRAQGDSVPQFQLVYRRNNRWEHQNTGFRETPFSLSGAGTKQIPISRPQIVVSGKKADIKAYIIFRDAERGNRVSVAMNGDLTKNEWEVIDLTHTGYGSWEPTYDTELWKSQGILSLFLQNVTQIDSEGLAKVSAQPVKVLDWRVE, encoded by the coding sequence ATGAAGGCACAACATCTCATCCTCGCGGTGGGTTTTGCTCTTTTCCTGGGCACCGTCGGCTGCAATCAATCAAAACAGATTGATGCGACTCCCCGGATTTCCGCCGTTGGCGATGGCTGGGCGAAGAACTCCGTCAACGCCGTGATTTTCAGGAAGAATTCGCTGGTGACGCATCATAGGACCCAATTTATCGCTTACTACGATTCTGCGGAGAATGTCATCCTTGGCAAGAGAAAGGTCGGTACGGACGAGTGGACGCTTCGGAAAACCCGATACTTGGGAAACGCCGAGGATGCGCACAATTCCATCAGTATGATGGTGGACGGCGACGGTTACCTCCATATGGCGTGGGATCACCATAATACACCACTGCGATATTGTCGGAGTGAAAGTCCCGGTTCGCTGGAGATGTCGGACGAATTGGCCATGACTGGAAAGGCCGAGTCCAGGGTGTCTTATCCGGAGTTTTACCGGCTGCCGGATGGTGATTTGCTTTTCTTTTACCGGGATGGTGAATCGGGTCGTGGAAATCTGGTCATCAATAAATACGATGTAGAAACTCAAGAGTGGACGCAAATCCAAGACAACCTGATCAGCGGTGAGAGCGAACGAAACGCTTATTGGCAGGTGTGTGTGGGCGCGCAGGGTGCGATTCATATCTCCTGGGTCTGGCGCGAAAGCCCGGACGTAGCCAGCAATCACGATCTCTGCTATGCGAAATCGACGGATGGTGGCGTTACCTGGATGCGTTCGACCGGTAAAGAATATGCTCTCCCCATTACTGCTTCAACTGCCGAATATGCGCTCAAAATTCCGCAGCAGAGCGAACTCATTAATCAGACCTCTATGACTACGGATGCCGCAGGAAATCCATATATCGCCAGTTATTGGCGTGCGCAAGGTGATTCCGTCCCACAATTTCAGTTGGTCTACCGCCGGAACAATCGCTGGGAGCATCAGAACACCGGGTTCCGGGAGACACCGTTCAGCCTGAGCGGCGCCGGCACCAAGCAGATTCCCATCTCCCGTCCTCAGATCGTCGTCTCCGGAAAGAAGGCGGATATCAAAGCCTATATTATTTTCAGAGACGCGGAAAGAGGTAATCGTGTGTCCGTCGCGATGAACGGCGACCTTACAAAAAACGAGTGGGAGGTCATCGACCTGACGCACACCGGCTACGGTTCCTGGGAGCCAACTTACGATACCGAACTCTGGAAATCTCAGGGAATTCTAAGTCTATTCCTGCAAAACGTTACACAGATAGACAGCGAGGGATTGGCCAAAGT
- the uvrC gene encoding excinuclease ABC subunit UvrC, producing MPEPTEHIESLLINAPKSPGVYLFKDKKDVILYIGKAKVLRNRVRSYFRGKADKRDPKTQTMVNQIRDIDFIVTDSEVESLLLEANLVKEHRPRYNVRLKDDKSYPYVRITDEPYPRVFITRDVIKDGSKYYGPYTDVTSLRSTMRVVKKIFPIRSCRYHIDQETIEQNKVSVCLDYHIKKCEGPCEGLVSKEHYNAMIDKVIDFLNGRTDEVVEYLETKMNQAADEFEYEEAARVRDQINAVKNYAKKQRVETGDFEDRDVLAMAAEDDDCAVVVLRLRNGKLIGREHFYLSGVENKEESAILEDFVKQYYMKVDFVPREILFPVLPENQEPLETWLSERSDLRVYFKEPKIGDKKKLQGLAEKNAKLLLGELTLQKKKKAEYIPKTVSTLQEELQMEAPPRRIEAFDISHIGGTNIVASMVTFIDGQPRKGEYRRFKIKTVKGNDDFASMREVINRRYSRVLEEKLPVPDLVLIDGGKGQLNIAVETLNELEFPPVTVIGLAKRLEEVYIPQHSEPLFIAKSSPGLILLQRIRDEAHRFAVAYHRKLRGKTMVVSDLDNIEGVGKIRKERLMKRFRSVKKLKEATIKEIEEVQGISESLAVKIKEQLTGEEIVHQE from the coding sequence ATGCCTGAACCGACGGAACATATCGAATCGCTACTGATAAACGCGCCCAAGTCGCCTGGCGTATACCTTTTTAAGGACAAGAAGGACGTCATCCTGTACATCGGGAAGGCCAAGGTGTTACGGAACCGGGTGCGCTCGTACTTTCGCGGGAAGGCTGACAAGCGCGACCCGAAGACCCAGACCATGGTGAACCAGATCCGGGATATCGACTTTATTGTCACCGATTCCGAGGTTGAATCGCTGCTCCTGGAAGCGAACCTGGTCAAAGAGCACCGTCCGAGGTACAACGTACGGCTGAAGGACGACAAGTCGTACCCGTACGTCCGGATCACTGACGAGCCGTATCCGCGGGTGTTTATCACCAGGGATGTGATCAAAGATGGCTCCAAGTATTACGGGCCGTACACGGACGTCACCTCGCTGCGCTCCACCATGCGGGTGGTGAAGAAGATCTTTCCCATCCGGAGTTGCCGATATCACATAGACCAGGAAACCATCGAGCAGAACAAGGTGTCCGTCTGCCTGGATTACCATATCAAGAAGTGCGAAGGGCCGTGCGAGGGACTGGTGAGCAAGGAGCACTATAACGCGATGATCGACAAGGTCATCGACTTTCTGAACGGCCGCACTGATGAGGTGGTGGAATACCTGGAAACCAAGATGAACCAGGCAGCAGATGAGTTTGAATATGAAGAGGCAGCCCGGGTCAGAGACCAAATCAATGCGGTGAAGAATTACGCCAAGAAACAGCGGGTGGAAACCGGCGATTTTGAAGATAGGGACGTGCTGGCCATGGCGGCGGAGGATGATGACTGCGCCGTGGTCGTTCTGCGACTCCGGAACGGCAAGCTCATCGGACGGGAGCACTTTTATCTATCCGGCGTGGAAAATAAAGAAGAGTCGGCCATCCTTGAGGATTTCGTGAAGCAGTACTACATGAAGGTGGACTTCGTCCCCAGGGAAATCCTGTTTCCGGTGCTCCCGGAAAATCAGGAACCGCTGGAGACGTGGCTCTCGGAGCGTTCGGATCTACGGGTCTACTTCAAGGAACCCAAGATTGGCGATAAGAAGAAGCTCCAGGGACTGGCGGAGAAGAACGCCAAACTGCTGCTGGGCGAGTTGACCCTCCAGAAGAAGAAAAAGGCCGAGTACATCCCCAAGACCGTCTCGACCCTGCAGGAAGAACTCCAGATGGAAGCGCCGCCACGTCGCATCGAGGCGTTCGACATTTCACATATCGGTGGAACGAATATCGTAGCGTCCATGGTTACCTTCATCGACGGCCAGCCGCGGAAAGGGGAGTATCGGCGGTTCAAGATTAAGACCGTGAAAGGCAACGACGACTTCGCCAGCATGCGGGAGGTTATCAACAGGCGGTACAGCCGCGTGCTGGAGGAAAAACTTCCGGTACCAGACTTGGTTTTAATCGACGGTGGCAAAGGACAGCTGAATATCGCGGTGGAGACATTAAACGAGTTGGAATTTCCTCCGGTGACGGTCATCGGTTTGGCCAAGCGGCTGGAGGAGGTCTACATCCCACAGCACTCGGAACCGCTGTTTATCGCCAAGAGCTCGCCGGGACTCATTTTACTGCAACGCATCCGGGACGAGGCACACCGGTTTGCGGTGGCGTATCACCGGAAACTCCGAGGCAAGACTATGGTGGTCTCGGATCTGGATAACATCGAAGGCGTGGGCAAGATCCGTAAGGAGCGCCTGATGAAGCGGTTCCGGAGCGTGAAGAAGCTGAAGGAAGCCACCATCAAGGAGATCGAGGAAGTGCAGGGCATCTCCGAATCGCTGGCGGTGAAGATCAAGGAGCAGCTCACCGGCGAGGAGATTGTACACCAGGAGTGA
- a CDS encoding M20/M25/M40 family metallo-hydrolase, with translation MDVIDLARDFIRIESISENEAPFAGYLQSFFDGHGWETERTQITDDRWNLLTKPSRDAEPEIYFCSHLDTVAPFVEFSEDDDYLYGRGACDTKGVIAAMIGAAFQLVHSGTDNIGFLFTVGEEIDSIGAKVENENPPDGVEYLIVGEPTENRLVAGQKGIYIVEITAEGKSAHSAYPELGDSAVEKLLNILERLRETTLPSHPELGDTTVNISNLYGGDRYNVIPNEAGASLLFRVSTSLANVKTIVRNAVNGEGTVKEISQCEPQQMMNIPGYENEIVAFSTDIPFLGNWGTPLLLGPGSIHDAHTQEEKIEKSEILEAVEKYMDIVEYLNDHMES, from the coding sequence ATGGATGTCATTGACCTGGCACGCGACTTTATCAGAATCGAATCTATCTCGGAGAACGAGGCGCCGTTTGCCGGGTATCTGCAATCGTTCTTCGACGGACACGGATGGGAGACGGAGCGCACTCAAATAACCGACGATCGCTGGAATCTCTTAACGAAGCCATCTAGAGATGCCGAGCCGGAAATATACTTCTGCTCCCATCTGGATACGGTGGCGCCGTTCGTTGAGTTCTCCGAGGATGACGACTACCTCTACGGCCGGGGTGCGTGCGATACCAAGGGCGTCATTGCTGCCATGATTGGGGCGGCGTTTCAGCTGGTACATTCCGGTACGGACAATATCGGATTCCTGTTTACCGTAGGGGAAGAAATCGACAGCATAGGCGCGAAGGTGGAGAATGAAAATCCGCCGGACGGGGTGGAGTATTTGATTGTTGGCGAACCGACCGAAAATCGGCTGGTTGCTGGACAAAAGGGCATTTATATCGTTGAAATTACCGCGGAGGGGAAGTCCGCACACTCTGCCTACCCGGAACTTGGTGATTCTGCGGTGGAGAAATTGCTGAATATCCTTGAACGATTGCGTGAAACAACATTGCCTTCCCATCCGGAATTAGGCGACACCACGGTCAATATCAGCAATTTGTACGGAGGCGACCGGTACAACGTCATCCCCAACGAGGCCGGGGCATCGCTGCTGTTTCGGGTTTCAACATCTTTGGCGAATGTGAAGACGATTGTCCGAAACGCGGTGAATGGTGAGGGCACGGTCAAAGAGATCAGCCAGTGCGAGCCCCAGCAGATGATGAATATTCCGGGCTACGAAAACGAAATCGTCGCCTTCAGCACGGACATCCCGTTCCTCGGGAACTGGGGGACGCCGCTGCTCCTGGGGCCTGGGTCTATCCACGATGCGCACACCCAAGAGGAGAAAATCGAAAAATCGGAGATCCTGGAGGCGGTGGAGAAGTATATGGATATTGTTGAGTATTTGAATGACCACATGGAATCTTAA